In the Mastomys coucha isolate ucsf_1 unplaced genomic scaffold, UCSF_Mcou_1 pScaffold18, whole genome shotgun sequence genome, one interval contains:
- the Ptpn3 gene encoding tyrosine-protein phosphatase non-receptor type 3 isoform X4 — MLNYRSCKNLWKSCVEHHSFFQAKKLLPQEKNVLSQYWTLGSRNPKKSINNQYCKKVIGGMVWNPAMRRSLSVERLETKSLPSRSPPITPNWRSPRLRHEIRKPRHSSVDNLANEMTYITETEDVFYTYKGSLSPKDSDSEVSQNHSPHRESLSENNPAQSCPTQKSSSSVSPSSNAPGSCSPDGVDQQFLEDFHKVTIGGSIEDASQYYCDKNDDGDGYLVLIRITPDEDGRFGFNLKGGVDQKMPLVVSRINPESPADTCMPKLNEGDQIVLINGRDISEHTHDQVVMFIKASRESHSRELALVIRRKAVRTLAIRSEEDDLSQLFPEAMFPACPEGGDSLEGSMELLKKGLESGTVLIQFEQLYRKKPGLAVTFAKLPQNLDKNRYKDVLPYDTTRVLLQGNEDYINASYVNMEIPAANLVNKYIATQGPLPHTCAQFWQVVWDQKLSLVVMLTTLTERGRTKCHQYWPDPPDIMDHGIFHIQCQAEDCTIAYVSREMLVTNTETGEEHTVTHLQYVAWPDHGVPDDSSDFLEFVKYVRSLRVDGEPALVHCSAGIGRTGVLVTMETAMCLIERNLPVYPLDIVRKMRDQRAMMVQTSSQYKFVCEAILRVYEEGLVQRLDPS, encoded by the exons ATGCTGAATTACCGATCTTGCAAAAACTTGTGGAAATCCTGCGTTGAACACCATTCGTTCTTTCAGGCAAAAAAGTTACTACCTCAGGAAAAGAATGTTCTGTCTCAGTACTGGACTCTAGGCTCCAGGAACCCCAAAAA GTCTATAAATAACCAATATTGCAAAAAGGTGATTGGAGGGATGGTATGGAACCCAGCCATGAGGAGGTCCTTATCGGTGGAACGCCTAGAAACCAAGAGTCTGCCTTCCCGGTCCCCTCCCATCACTCCCAACTG GCGAAGTCCACGGCTCCGGCATGAAATCCGCAAGCCCCGCCATTCCTCTGTGGACAACCTGGCCAATGAGATGACCTACATCACAGAGACCGAGGATGTGTTCTATACCTACAAGGGATCCCTATCCCCCAAAGACAGCGACTCAGAAGTTTCCCAGAACCACAGCCCACACCGGGA GAGTTTGTCCGAAAACAACCCAGCCCAAAGCTGCCCGACCCAGAAGTCATCCAGTTCTGTGTCTCCATCTTCAAATGCTCCAGGCTCCTGCTCCCCAGATGGAGTTGACCAGCAGTTCTTAGAAGACTTCCACAAGGTGACCATAGGGGGATCCATCGAGGACGCCAGCCAGTACTACTGTGATAAG AATGATGACGGAGATGGTTACCTAGTCCTGATCCGGATCACACCAGATGAAGACGGAAGATTTGGATTTAACCTGAAG ggAGGAGTGGATCAAAAGATGCCGCTTGTGGTCTCAAGGATAAACCCAGAGTCGCCT GCAGATACCTGCATGCCTAAGCTGAATGAAGGGGATCAGATCGTCTTGATCAATGGCCGGGACATCTCAGAGCACACTCACGACCAGGTGGTGATGTTCATCAAAGCAAGCCGGGAGTCCCACTCGAGAGAACTGGCCCTGGTGATCCGGAGGAAAG CTGTGCGCACGCTGGCGATCAGATCGGAGGAGGATGATCTGAGTCAGcttttcccagaagccatgttTCCTGCGTGTCCTGAGGGTGGGGACAGCCTAGAGGGATCCATGGAGCTGCTAAAAAAAGGTCTGGAAAGCGGTACAGTGTTGATCCAGTTTGAG CAACTCTACAGAAAGAAGCCCGGCTTAGCAGTCACATTTGCAAAGCTGCCTCAGAATTTGGATAAAAACCGATACAAAGACGTGTTGCCTT ATGACACCACCCGGGTATTATTGCAGGGAAATGAAGATTATATTAATGCCAGTTATGTGAAC ATGGAGATTCCCGCCGCTAACCTTGTGAACAAGTACATTGCCACTCAGGGACCGCTGCCACACACCTGTGCACAGTTTTGGCAAGTTGTCTGGGATCAGAAGTTGTCTCTTGTTGTCATGCTGACGACTCTCACAGAGCGAGGGCGG ACCAAATGTCACCAGTACTGGCCGGATCCCCCTGACATCATGGACCACGGCATCTTTCACATCCAGTGTCAGGCAGAGGACTGTACCATTGCTTACGTGTCCCGAGAAATGCTAGTTACAAACACGGAG ACCGGGGAAGAACACACAGTGACCCATCTCCAGTATGTTGCGTGGCCTGACCATGGCGTACCTGATGACTCGTCAGACTTCCTGGAGTTTGTGAAGTATGTGCGGTCCCTGAGGGTAGACGGCGAGCCTGCCCTGGTTCACTGCAG tgctggaatagGTCGGACAGGTGTGTTAGTCACTATGGAGACAGCCATGTGCTTAATTGAGAGGAACCTGCCTGTTTACCCACTGGATATTGTCCGGAAAATGAGAGACCAGCGCGCCATGATGGTGCAGACATCA